Proteins from one Microbacterium faecale genomic window:
- the dxr gene encoding 1-deoxy-D-xylulose-5-phosphate reductoisomerase has product MRKVVVLGSSGSIGTQALDVIRRNSDRFTLVGLATGSNAAVLAEQAAEFGVEHTALGADEAAQLVRDVDADVVLNGITGSVGLGPTIAALEAGRTLALANKESLIVGGTLVTSLAREGQIVPVDSEHSAIAQALRSGRTSEVRRLVVTASGGPFRGLSRDELERVTPAQALKHPNFSMGRVITTNSATLVNKGLEVIEAHLLFDVPFGRIEVVVHPQQLIHSMVEFHDGSTIAQAGPPRMLVPIALGLSWPDRLEDVDAPIDWTAAQSWEFAPLDDDAFPAVSLARQVGEAARTFPAVYNAANEQAVDAFHEGRIPFTGIVDAIARVVDAHEAPAELTLETLAEAELWARRTADELLAR; this is encoded by the coding sequence ATGCGCAAGGTCGTCGTCCTCGGATCCAGCGGGTCGATCGGCACGCAGGCGCTCGACGTCATCCGCCGAAACTCCGACCGCTTCACGCTCGTCGGTCTCGCGACCGGATCGAACGCCGCAGTGCTCGCCGAACAGGCAGCCGAGTTCGGCGTCGAGCACACCGCGCTCGGCGCCGACGAAGCCGCGCAACTGGTGCGCGACGTCGACGCGGACGTCGTGCTCAACGGCATCACCGGATCCGTCGGCCTCGGACCAACGATCGCCGCGCTCGAGGCGGGACGCACGCTCGCGCTCGCGAACAAGGAGTCGCTCATCGTCGGCGGCACCCTCGTCACGTCGCTCGCGCGCGAGGGTCAGATCGTGCCGGTCGACTCCGAGCACTCGGCGATCGCGCAGGCGCTCCGCTCCGGCCGGACGAGCGAGGTGCGACGACTCGTGGTCACCGCCTCGGGCGGCCCCTTCCGAGGGCTCAGTCGAGACGAGCTCGAGCGCGTCACCCCCGCGCAGGCGTTGAAGCACCCCAACTTCTCGATGGGCCGGGTCATCACGACCAACTCCGCGACCCTCGTCAACAAGGGGCTCGAGGTGATCGAGGCCCACCTGCTGTTCGACGTGCCGTTCGGCCGCATCGAGGTCGTCGTGCACCCGCAGCAGCTGATCCATTCGATGGTCGAGTTCCACGACGGATCCACGATCGCGCAGGCGGGGCCGCCGCGCATGCTCGTGCCGATCGCGCTCGGGCTATCGTGGCCCGATCGGCTCGAGGACGTCGACGCGCCGATCGACTGGACGGCGGCTCAGAGCTGGGAATTCGCCCCGCTCGATGACGACGCGTTCCCCGCGGTGTCGCTCGCGCGACAGGTCGGCGAGGCCGCGCGCACGTTCCCGGCGGTGTACAACGCGGCGAACGAGCAGGCGGTCGACGCCTTCCACGAGGGGCGGATCCCGTTCACCGGCATCGTGGACGCGATCGCGCGGGTCGTCGACGCGCACGAGGCGCCCGCGGAGCTCACGCTTGAGACGCTGGCCGAGGCCGAGCTCTGGGCTCGCCGCACCGCCGACGAACTGCTCGCGCGCTGA
- a CDS encoding FKBP-type peptidyl-prolyl cis-trans isomerase has product MAVASLALAGCGGGESPDGDTETPVPSADATIPEDLCDAASPTGDAIESVEVTGEFGESAEATFDAPLEIEDFERSVVVEGEGDEIEAGAYVRYAATIYDAESGEELGSEGYGDEQTVPINVETNNAFGAAFGCATPGTRVVFAFPGQQGQDGTAVPSQLLVLDLIDTVPMAASGEPRDAPAGFPEVDVAEDGTPSVTVPDGLEAPDETEVATLIEGDGTTVEEDDIVVVQYQGVRASDGTEFDSSWTRGAPMQPTQLSGLVTGFQKALVGQSVGSQVIAVIPPEEGYGASEGHELQDETLIFVVDILSATHPTGE; this is encoded by the coding sequence TTGGCCGTCGCTTCTCTCGCTCTTGCGGGGTGCGGCGGCGGTGAGTCGCCCGACGGCGACACCGAGACACCGGTGCCGTCAGCCGACGCGACGATCCCCGAAGATCTCTGCGACGCGGCCTCTCCAACAGGTGACGCGATCGAGAGCGTCGAGGTGACGGGCGAGTTCGGAGAATCCGCCGAGGCGACCTTCGATGCCCCGCTCGAGATCGAGGACTTCGAACGGTCGGTCGTCGTCGAGGGCGAGGGCGACGAGATCGAGGCCGGCGCGTACGTGCGCTACGCCGCGACGATCTACGACGCCGAGAGCGGGGAGGAGCTCGGCAGCGAGGGGTACGGCGACGAGCAGACCGTGCCCATCAACGTCGAGACGAACAATGCCTTCGGCGCCGCCTTCGGGTGCGCGACGCCTGGCACCCGTGTCGTGTTCGCCTTCCCAGGCCAGCAGGGACAGGACGGCACAGCGGTGCCGTCGCAGCTGCTCGTGCTCGACCTCATCGACACCGTGCCGATGGCCGCGTCCGGTGAGCCGCGGGACGCGCCGGCGGGTTTCCCTGAGGTCGACGTCGCCGAGGACGGCACGCCGAGCGTCACCGTTCCCGACGGCCTCGAGGCTCCCGACGAGACGGAGGTCGCGACCCTCATCGAGGGCGACGGCACCACCGTCGAGGAGGATGACATCGTCGTCGTGCAGTATCAGGGAGTGCGCGCGTCCGACGGCACCGAGTTCGACTCCAGCTGGACGCGCGGCGCCCCGATGCAGCCCACCCAGCTCAGCGGTCTCGTGACCGGCTTCCAGAAGGCGCTCGTCGGCCAGAGTGTCGGGTCACAGGTGATCGCCGTGATTCCGCCCGAGGAGGGCTACGGCGCCAGCGAGGGACACGAGCTGCAGGACGAGACGCTCATCTTCGTCGTCGACATCCTCTCGGCCACGCACCCCACCGGCGAATAG
- a CDS encoding lysophospholipid acyltransferase family protein, which translates to MSDSAVDSPQTPSWVYTFGRNLISPLARAVYRPRVEGKHHVPKHGAVIFASNHLSFIDSIAIPVAAAPRPVHFLAKAEYFTGPGLKGWLSRTFFTAVGATPVQRGVGQAAMEALEQQKQILESGAAIALHPEGTRSRDGRLYKGRTGVAFLALETGTPVVPIGLIGTDRVMPVGARMPSLKERVVVRFGEPLDLSHHGPNSGRARRAATDEIMSAIHALSGQELAGTYNEPPAEGAVEKIKRALPHERK; encoded by the coding sequence ATGAGCGATTCGGCAGTGGACAGCCCGCAGACCCCGAGCTGGGTGTACACCTTCGGTCGGAACCTCATCTCCCCTCTCGCGCGTGCCGTCTACCGTCCGCGCGTCGAGGGCAAGCACCACGTGCCGAAGCATGGCGCCGTGATCTTCGCGAGCAACCACCTCTCGTTCATCGACTCGATCGCGATCCCCGTCGCCGCGGCGCCGCGCCCGGTGCACTTCCTCGCCAAGGCCGAGTACTTCACGGGCCCCGGCCTCAAGGGATGGCTCTCGCGCACGTTCTTCACGGCCGTCGGTGCGACGCCGGTCCAGCGCGGCGTCGGCCAGGCCGCAATGGAAGCGCTCGAACAGCAGAAGCAGATCCTCGAATCCGGCGCCGCGATCGCCCTGCATCCCGAGGGCACGCGCTCACGCGACGGCCGCCTCTACAAGGGCCGCACGGGCGTGGCCTTCCTTGCGCTCGAAACGGGCACCCCCGTCGTGCCGATCGGCCTCATCGGCACCGATCGCGTCATGCCCGTCGGTGCGCGCATGCCGTCGCTCAAGGAACGGGTCGTCGTCCGCTTCGGCGAGCCGCTCGACCTCAGCCATCACGGCCCGAACTCGGGACGCGCGCGCCGGGCGGCGACCGACGAGATCATGTCGGCGATCCACGCCCTCTCGGGACAGGAACTCGCCGGCACCTACAACGAGCCGCCCGCCGAGGGTGCGGTGGAGAAGATCAAGCGCGCCCTTCCGCACGAGCGGAAGTGA